A window of the Anoplolepis gracilipes chromosome 11, ASM4749672v1, whole genome shotgun sequence genome harbors these coding sequences:
- the LOC140671038 gene encoding uncharacterized protein — protein sequence FLFFDSISLKCRAICILNRRYALTTTEFKFLEIGINVGPPSYVEIVIGDHQGKELILSFETWKGLYEQRRNIQDLLRKDSKDTYNFISVGPLTVRVHTINDTKLISLESLNVRMMMIEPTLHRMFDLDQCIDVTFDRLVRITETVDTKFTQFSNIASIITDNKEVSNVIRASDAFNKYQLVDCELAALVFSHNM from the coding sequence tttttatttttcgacagCATTTCGTTGAAGTGTCGTGCGATTTGTATACTAAATAGACGATACGCATTGACAACCACGGAAttcaaattccttgaaattggTATCAACGTGGGTCCACCGAGTTACGTGGAAATTGTCATAGGAGATCATCAAGGAAAGGAACTGATATTATCTTTCGAAACGTGGAAGGGACTCTACGAGCAACGTCGCAATATTCAAGATTTACTGCGAAAGGACTCTAaagatacctataattttataagcgttggaccgctaacagtgcgagttcatacgattaacgatactaaacttataagtctcgaatctttaaacgtacgcatgatgatgattgaaccAACGTTACACCGTATGTTTGATCTCGATCAATGCATCGATGTAACCTTTGACCGATTGGTTAGAATCACCGAGACAGTCGATACTAAGTTTACACAATTCTCCAATATCGCGTCCATTATAACGGATAATAAAGAAGTATCAAATGTAATACGCGCCAGCGACGCCTTCAATAAATATCAACTCGTCGATTGTGAACTGGCagctttagtttttagtcataatatgtaa
- the LOC140671037 gene encoding uncharacterized protein: protein MDHNIQKLTTFVRSLIVPDLSIPSIILARDEMKFSIVPKFGSAVKVSRIKVRECRPNYRAYKTINPDVPDNLRGGGGLKETSCIGGASLGECSFNVNNSAAAHQYRVQPSTRGPLRPRLSWRNHDTLSLLCRQAGRMLCPRMRVNSTTVN, encoded by the exons ATGGACcacaatattcaaaaattaacg ACTTTTGTTCGGAGTTTAATCGTGCCCGACCTGTCGATTCCAAGTATAATTCTCGCGCGTgatgaaatgaaattttcgatcgttccgaaattcgggagtgccgtcaaagtatcgcgcataaaagtgcgggagtgccgtccaaactatcgcgcgtataaaacaattaatccTGACGTACCTgacaatctgagaggaggaggaggtcTAAAAGAGAcatcctgcatcggcggagcatCCCTAgg AGAATGTAGCTTCAATGTCAACAACTCCGCTGCTGCGCATCAGTATCG cgtacaaccaagcactcgtgggccattaagaccgcgactcagctggagaaaccacgatacgttatctttgctctgcagacaggccggaagaatgttatgtccgaggatgcgagtaaattcgacgactgtaaattaa